In a single window of the Microbacterium sp. SL75 genome:
- the pepN gene encoding aminopeptidase N: MPGENLTRIEAQERRAIVDTHSYDVQLDLTRGEEVFSSRTVVSFAATEGSSTFIDLVARTVHSVTLNGRSLDPATVFADSRIALDDLAAQNELVVEADCEYTNTGEGLHRFVDPVDGEVYLYSQFEVPDSRRMYTVFEQPDLKAEFTFSVTAPARWKVVSNSPTPDPVPVSDDTARWDFPATPRISSYITALVAGPYEATYSELTSADGRVIPLGVFARKSLWQYLDADYVFEKTRQGFAYFEDKFGFPYPFAKYDQLFVPEFNAGAMENAGAVTFTETYVFRSKVTDAVKERRVVTILHELAHMWFGDLVTMKWWNDLWLNESFAEWASTIATAEATEWEAAWTTFNAMEKTWAYRQDQLPSTHPVVAEINDLEDVQVNFDGITYAKGGSVLKQLAAWVGIEQFFAGVAAYFQKHQWSNTEVGDLLVELEATSGRDLGDWSKKWLETAGVNTLAPLIEEGPDGTITRFAIVQTAPADYPTIRPHRLGVGFYSLNDAGALERVHRVEIDVDGDRTEVAELRGIRRPDLVLLNDDDLAYAKIRLDERSLATAIAHLKDISDPLARSLVWGAAWDQTRDAESSATDYLDLVLQNIGSETESTTVRTTLGQLQLAANSYVAPTTREAARERVADGLWALAQAAEAGSDSQLQFVTAFASAATTPAHAETVRALREGDRTLEGLEIDTDLSWQLLVSLASAGAATAADIDEARAADNTAKGGEFAAMAKASLPSHAAKQEAWDSLIERTDAPNTIVRSTAAGFTNPATVDVLADFVEPYFAMLLPIWESRSYQIANYLIVGLYPAALANTALRDATRAWLSQNADAAPALRRLVGENLAGVERALAVQERDAA, from the coding sequence GTGCCAGGAGAGAACCTCACCCGCATCGAAGCGCAGGAGCGCCGCGCGATCGTCGACACGCATTCCTACGATGTGCAGCTCGACCTCACCCGCGGTGAAGAGGTGTTCTCCTCCCGCACCGTCGTGTCCTTCGCCGCTACCGAGGGGTCGTCGACCTTCATCGACCTCGTCGCGCGCACGGTGCACTCGGTGACGCTCAACGGCCGTTCGCTCGACCCCGCCACGGTGTTCGCCGATTCGCGCATCGCGCTCGACGACCTCGCCGCGCAGAACGAACTCGTCGTCGAGGCCGACTGCGAGTACACCAACACCGGTGAAGGCCTGCACCGCTTCGTCGACCCCGTCGACGGCGAGGTGTATCTCTACTCGCAGTTCGAGGTGCCCGATTCGCGCCGTATGTACACGGTGTTCGAGCAGCCCGACCTCAAGGCCGAGTTCACCTTCTCGGTCACCGCCCCCGCGCGCTGGAAGGTCGTCTCGAACTCGCCGACCCCCGACCCGGTCCCCGTGTCCGACGACACCGCCCGCTGGGACTTCCCCGCGACCCCGCGCATCTCCTCGTACATCACCGCCCTCGTCGCCGGCCCCTATGAGGCCACCTACAGCGAGCTCACCAGCGCCGACGGCCGCGTCATCCCGCTCGGCGTGTTCGCCCGCAAGAGCCTGTGGCAGTACCTGGATGCCGACTACGTCTTCGAGAAGACCCGTCAGGGATTCGCCTACTTCGAGGACAAGTTCGGCTTCCCCTACCCCTTCGCGAAGTACGACCAGCTCTTCGTGCCCGAGTTCAATGCCGGCGCGATGGAGAACGCGGGCGCGGTGACCTTCACCGAGACCTACGTCTTCCGCAGCAAGGTGACCGACGCCGTCAAGGAGCGCCGCGTCGTCACGATCCTGCATGAGCTCGCGCACATGTGGTTCGGCGACCTGGTCACCATGAAGTGGTGGAACGACCTCTGGCTGAACGAGTCGTTCGCCGAGTGGGCGTCCACCATCGCCACCGCCGAGGCCACCGAGTGGGAGGCCGCATGGACGACCTTCAACGCGATGGAGAAGACCTGGGCCTACCGTCAGGACCAGCTGCCCTCGACCCACCCGGTCGTCGCCGAGATCAACGACCTCGAAGACGTGCAGGTGAACTTCGACGGCATCACGTACGCCAAGGGCGGTTCGGTGCTCAAGCAGCTCGCCGCGTGGGTGGGCATCGAGCAGTTCTTCGCCGGTGTCGCCGCGTACTTCCAGAAGCACCAGTGGTCCAACACCGAGGTCGGCGACCTGCTCGTCGAGCTCGAGGCCACCAGCGGTCGCGACCTGGGCGACTGGTCGAAGAAGTGGCTCGAGACGGCGGGCGTCAACACCCTCGCCCCGCTCATCGAAGAGGGCCCCGACGGCACGATCACGCGTTTCGCCATCGTGCAGACCGCCCCGGCGGACTACCCGACGATTCGTCCGCACCGCCTCGGAGTCGGTTTCTACTCGCTGAACGACGCGGGGGCGCTCGAGCGCGTGCACCGGGTCGAGATCGACGTCGACGGGGACCGTACCGAGGTCGCGGAGCTGCGCGGCATCCGTCGCCCCGATCTCGTGCTGCTCAACGATGACGACCTCGCCTACGCGAAGATCCGCCTCGACGAGCGTTCGCTGGCCACGGCCATCGCGCACCTGAAGGACATCTCCGACCCCCTCGCACGCTCGCTCGTCTGGGGCGCGGCGTGGGATCAGACCCGGGATGCCGAGTCCTCCGCGACCGACTACCTCGACCTCGTCCTGCAGAACATCGGCTCCGAGACCGAGTCGACCACCGTGCGCACGACCCTCGGTCAGCTGCAGCTCGCCGCCAACTCCTACGTCGCCCCGACGACCCGCGAGGCCGCGCGCGAGCGCGTCGCCGACGGGCTCTGGGCACTCGCGCAGGCGGCGGAGGCCGGCAGCGACAGCCAGCTGCAGTTCGTCACCGCCTTCGCCTCGGCCGCCACCACCCCGGCGCACGCCGAGACGGTGCGGGCCCTGCGCGAGGGCGACAGGACGCTCGAGGGCCTCGAGATCGACACCGACCTGTCGTGGCAGCTGTTGGTGTCGCTCGCCTCCGCGGGTGCCGCAACCGCCGCTGACATCGACGAAGCCCGCGCCGCCGACAACACCGCCAAGGGCGGCGAGTTTGCGGCCATGGCCAAGGCGTCGCTGCCCTCGCACGCGGCGAAGCAGGAGGCCTGGGACTCGCTCATCGAGCGCACCGACGCCCCCAACACGATCGTTCGCTCTACGGCTGCCGGCTTCACGAACCCGGCGACGGTCGATGTGCTCGCCGATTTCGTCGAGCCGTACTTCGCGATGCTGCTGCCCATCTGGGAGTCGCGCAGCTACCAGATCGCGAACTACCTGATCGTGGGGCTGTACCCGGCCGCGCTGGCGAACACGGCTCTGCGTGACGCGACGCGCGCATGGCTGTCGCAGAACGCCGACGCCGCGCCCGCGCTGCGTCGCCTCGTCGGTGAGAACCTCGCCGGTGTCGAGCGCGCGCTGGCCGTGCAGGAGCGCGACGCAGCCTGA
- the tig gene encoding trigger factor, with amino-acid sequence MVNSTVEKLSPTRVKLHITVSPDELKPSIAHAYEHIARDVQIPGFRKGKVPAPIIDQRMGRGAVIEHAVNEGLDGFYREAVEANELRVIGRPNAEIVELPELKDFSGDLIVDVEVDVRPEFDLPAYDSITVTVDAAEVDEAGIDAELDRLRARFGTLITVDRPAKTGDFVELDLVATIDGNEIDRAEGVSYEIGSGELLEGIDEAIESLTADEQTTFRSKLVGGEHAGEEAEVSVTITAVKERELPEADDDFAQMASEFDTIAELRESLSERVSQQSVFTQGSAARDKFIEALLEAVEIPVPPQLIEDEVHQHLEGENRLEDDEHRAEVTEASEKQFRTQMVLDKIAEDANVQVSQDELTQYLIQSAAQYNMAPQDFVNALQQGNQLPALVGEVARNKALAIALGKVSVVDTNGKPVDLTGFVAVEGEEPAEGDDDADEAPAAEDAPAKAPAKKRAPAKKKAAEPAADEAPAAEEAPAKAPAKKRAPAKKKVADEASDSE; translated from the coding sequence ATGGTCAACAGCACCGTCGAGAAGCTCAGCCCCACCCGGGTCAAGCTGCACATCACGGTTTCGCCTGACGAGCTCAAGCCGAGCATCGCCCACGCCTACGAGCACATCGCCCGTGACGTGCAGATCCCCGGCTTCCGCAAGGGCAAGGTCCCCGCGCCGATCATCGACCAGCGCATGGGCCGTGGTGCCGTCATCGAGCACGCCGTCAACGAGGGTCTCGACGGGTTCTACCGCGAGGCCGTCGAGGCCAACGAGCTGCGAGTGATCGGTCGTCCCAACGCCGAGATCGTGGAGCTCCCCGAGCTCAAGGACTTCTCCGGCGACCTGATCGTCGACGTCGAGGTCGACGTGCGTCCCGAGTTCGACCTTCCCGCGTACGACTCGATCACGGTGACGGTCGACGCCGCCGAGGTCGACGAGGCCGGCATCGACGCCGAGCTCGACCGCCTGCGCGCGCGCTTCGGCACGCTCATCACGGTCGACCGCCCCGCCAAGACGGGTGACTTCGTCGAGCTCGACCTCGTCGCCACGATCGACGGCAACGAGATCGACCGCGCCGAGGGCGTGTCGTACGAGATCGGCTCCGGCGAGCTGCTCGAGGGCATCGACGAGGCCATCGAGTCGCTCACGGCAGACGAGCAGACCACGTTCCGCTCGAAGCTGGTCGGTGGCGAGCACGCCGGTGAAGAGGCCGAGGTCTCGGTCACCATCACCGCCGTCAAGGAGCGCGAGCTCCCCGAGGCCGACGACGACTTCGCGCAGATGGCGTCGGAGTTCGACACCATCGCCGAGCTCCGCGAGTCGCTGAGCGAGCGCGTCTCGCAGCAGTCCGTGTTCACGCAGGGCTCCGCCGCGCGTGACAAGTTCATCGAGGCGCTCCTCGAGGCCGTCGAGATCCCCGTGCCCCCGCAGCTCATCGAGGACGAGGTGCACCAGCACCTCGAGGGCGAGAACCGCCTCGAAGACGACGAGCACCGCGCCGAGGTCACCGAGGCGAGCGAGAAGCAGTTCCGCACGCAGATGGTCCTCGACAAGATCGCCGAAGACGCCAACGTCCAGGTGTCGCAGGACGAGCTGACGCAGTACCTCATCCAGTCGGCCGCGCAGTACAACATGGCGCCGCAGGACTTCGTCAACGCGCTGCAGCAGGGCAATCAGCTGCCCGCGCTCGTCGGTGAGGTCGCCCGCAACAAGGCCCTCGCGATCGCGCTCGGCAAGGTTTCGGTCGTCGACACCAACGGCAAGCCCGTCGACCTGACCGGCTTCGTCGCCGTCGAGGGCGAAGAGCCCGCCGAGGGCGACGACGACGCCGACGAGGCTCCCGCCGCCGAGGACGCTCCCGCGAAGGCTCCCGCCAAGAAGCGCGCCCCCGCCAAGAAGAAGGCCGCCGAGCCCGCCGCCGACGAGGCTCCCGCCGCTGAGGAAGCGCCCGCGAAGGCTCCCGCCAAGAAGCGTGCGCCGGCCAAGAAGAAGGTCGCCGACGAGGCTTCGGACAGCGAGTAA
- a CDS encoding ferrochelatase produces the protein MSTTDTDTSPDTVLYASSAAASGPKWVETPVAYDGILLAGFGGPEGQDDVIPFLRNVTRGRGIPDERLEEVAHHYRHFGGVSPINQHNRELKAALEAEIAERGLGLPVYWGNRNWEPYLEEAVTEAAEAGDTTLLAIATSAYSSFSSCRQYREDYARVLEATGLGETVTIDKVRQFFDHPGFVTTFVRGVTDAVSAYVADGIAPEKIRVLFSTHSIPTADAQRSGPRDVDFGEGGAYEAQHKAVAAFVMAEVAAAVADVEWELVYQSRSGPPTQPWLEPDVNDVIAELPGRGAEAVVIVPLGFVSDHMEVLWDLDTEAMEAAEEAGIRAVRTPTPGIDPAYVSGLVDLVEERLKGTPKSERPHLTDLGPWYDVCRPGCCENIRAGFKPVAAGLRP, from the coding sequence GTGAGCACGACCGACACGGACACCAGCCCTGACACCGTCCTTTACGCGTCGTCCGCCGCAGCGTCCGGACCCAAGTGGGTCGAGACGCCGGTGGCATACGACGGCATCCTCCTCGCCGGCTTCGGCGGGCCCGAGGGCCAAGACGACGTCATCCCGTTCCTGCGCAACGTCACGCGCGGGCGCGGCATCCCCGACGAGCGCCTCGAAGAGGTGGCACACCACTACCGGCACTTCGGCGGCGTGAGCCCGATCAACCAGCACAACCGCGAGCTGAAGGCCGCGCTCGAAGCCGAGATCGCCGAACGCGGCCTGGGTCTTCCGGTCTACTGGGGCAACCGCAACTGGGAGCCGTATCTCGAAGAGGCCGTGACAGAGGCAGCCGAGGCCGGAGACACGACTCTGCTGGCCATCGCGACGAGCGCCTACAGCTCGTTCTCGAGCTGCCGCCAGTACCGCGAGGACTACGCGCGCGTTCTCGAGGCGACCGGCCTCGGCGAGACGGTGACCATCGACAAGGTCCGCCAGTTCTTCGACCACCCCGGCTTCGTCACCACGTTCGTGCGTGGAGTGACGGATGCCGTTTCGGCGTACGTCGCCGACGGAATCGCGCCCGAGAAGATCCGTGTGCTGTTCTCGACGCACTCCATCCCCACCGCCGACGCGCAGCGTTCGGGCCCCCGCGACGTCGACTTCGGCGAGGGCGGGGCCTATGAGGCGCAGCACAAGGCCGTCGCCGCGTTCGTCATGGCCGAGGTGGCCGCCGCCGTCGCCGACGTCGAGTGGGAGCTCGTCTACCAGTCGCGCTCGGGCCCGCCCACGCAGCCCTGGCTCGAGCCCGACGTCAACGACGTCATCGCGGAGCTGCCCGGGCGCGGCGCCGAGGCCGTGGTGATCGTGCCGCTCGGCTTCGTCAGCGACCACATGGAGGTGCTCTGGGACCTCGACACCGAGGCCATGGAGGCGGCCGAAGAAGCCGGTATCCGCGCGGTGCGCACGCCGACTCCGGGCATCGACCCGGCGTACGTCTCGGGCTTGGTCGACCTCGTGGAAGAGCGGCTGAAGGGCACGCCGAAGTCCGAGCGACCGCACCTCACCGACCTCGGTCCCTGGTACGACGTCTGCCGCCCCGGATGCTGCGAGAACATCCGTGCCGGCTTCAAGCCCGTCGCCGCGGGGCTGCGCCCCTGA
- a CDS encoding Dps family protein: MSTVQTPAATTVDPTMAAGTAQFLSPVVIGLEALVVNGKQAHWHVRGSNFIGVHELLDSVVAHAQDWADLAAERIVALGLPIDSRLSTVAAKAKATEVPAGFAQSDVVIRAVIADIDAVLVDIETAIEGLDEIDMSSQDVAIEIKRGLDKDRWFLFAHLAA; the protein is encoded by the coding sequence ATGAGCACCGTTCAGACCCCCGCCGCCACCACCGTCGACCCCACGATGGCCGCCGGCACCGCCCAGTTCCTCTCCCCCGTCGTGATCGGCCTCGAGGCCCTCGTCGTCAACGGCAAGCAGGCCCACTGGCACGTCCGCGGCTCCAACTTCATCGGCGTGCACGAGCTGCTCGACTCGGTGGTCGCCCACGCGCAGGACTGGGCCGACCTGGCTGCCGAGCGCATCGTCGCCCTGGGGCTTCCCATCGATTCGCGTCTGTCGACGGTCGCCGCCAAGGCCAAGGCCACCGAGGTTCCCGCCGGCTTCGCGCAGTCCGACGTCGTCATCCGCGCGGTGATCGCCGACATCGACGCCGTGCTCGTCGACATCGAGACCGCCATCGAGGGTCTCGACGAGATCGACATGTCGAGCCAGGACGTCGCGATCGAGATCAAGCGCGGTCTCGACAAGGACCGCTGGTTCCTCTTCGCGCACCTCGCCGCGTAA
- a CDS encoding ribose-5-phosphate isomerase: MRIHIGTDHAGLEFSTQIQHHLAEQGHEVIDHGPIEYDALDDYPSFCIRAAQAVVRDQAAGVDALGVVFGGSGNGEQIAANKVLGVRAALVWNISTAELAREHNDANVISIGARQHTFDEAASFIDRFIATPFSGEERHARRIGQLAAYEQDGVLLPDPRAGEKPNTMTDASDSFDPEAG, translated from the coding sequence ATGCGTATCCACATCGGCACCGATCACGCCGGTCTCGAGTTCTCCACCCAGATCCAGCACCACCTCGCCGAGCAGGGCCACGAGGTCATCGACCACGGTCCGATCGAGTACGACGCTCTCGACGACTACCCCTCGTTCTGCATCCGCGCAGCTCAGGCGGTCGTCCGCGACCAGGCCGCGGGCGTCGACGCCCTCGGGGTCGTGTTCGGCGGTTCGGGCAACGGCGAGCAGATCGCCGCGAACAAGGTGCTCGGAGTGCGCGCCGCGCTGGTGTGGAACATCTCCACGGCAGAGCTCGCCCGCGAGCACAACGACGCCAACGTCATCTCGATCGGTGCGCGTCAGCACACCTTCGACGAGGCCGCGTCGTTCATCGACCGTTTCATCGCCACCCCCTTCTCGGGCGAAGAGCGCCACGCGCGCCGTATCGGCCAGCTCGCCGCCTACGAGCAGGACGGGGTGCTGTTGCCCGACCCTCGCGCCGGCGAGAAGCCGAACACGATGACCGACGCCAGCGACTCGTTCGACCCCGAGGCAGGCTGA
- a CDS encoding Fpg/Nei family DNA glycosylase, protein MPEGHSVHRIARQFERNIVGRTVAASSPQGRFVEGAAVIDGREALEVRAVAKQMFLRFDGDVWLRVHLGMYGAWDFSGEVVVDATIASANGRMGHTNQRGTVLDDEPILDAAGENSLSSIGAPRRTRVRMSEQTTGLEEQTEWPPPVVGAVRLRLLTETTCADLRGPTACALQTPDEVAATIAKLGPDPLVDDLAEGEEQFTATVRKKPTAIGLLLMDQSVVSGIGNVYRAELLFRARQNPHTPGRDVPEEVVRGLWRDWARLLPIGVETGQMMTMDDLDPEAYRRAMAHRDDRHWVYHRAGLPCRVCGTTVLMEEAAGRKLYWCPNCQA, encoded by the coding sequence ATGCCCGAAGGGCATTCCGTCCACCGCATCGCGCGTCAGTTCGAGCGCAACATCGTGGGCCGGACCGTCGCGGCATCCAGTCCTCAGGGGCGTTTCGTCGAGGGTGCTGCGGTGATCGACGGTCGCGAGGCGCTCGAGGTCCGCGCCGTGGCGAAGCAGATGTTCCTCCGGTTCGACGGCGACGTGTGGTTGCGCGTCCATCTCGGCATGTACGGCGCGTGGGACTTCTCGGGTGAGGTGGTCGTCGACGCCACGATCGCGTCGGCCAACGGCCGGATGGGCCACACGAATCAGCGCGGCACCGTGCTCGACGACGAGCCCATCTTGGATGCGGCGGGCGAGAACTCGCTGAGCTCGATCGGGGCCCCGCGGCGTACTCGCGTGCGCATGTCGGAGCAGACGACCGGGCTCGAGGAGCAGACGGAGTGGCCGCCGCCCGTCGTCGGCGCGGTGCGGCTGCGTCTGCTGACCGAGACGACTTGCGCCGACCTGCGCGGACCGACCGCGTGCGCGCTGCAGACGCCCGACGAGGTGGCGGCGACGATCGCCAAGCTCGGGCCCGATCCGCTCGTCGACGACCTCGCCGAGGGCGAGGAGCAGTTCACGGCGACCGTGCGCAAGAAGCCCACGGCCATCGGCCTGCTGCTCATGGACCAGTCCGTCGTCAGCGGGATCGGCAACGTCTACCGCGCCGAGTTGCTCTTCCGCGCACGGCAGAACCCGCACACCCCCGGTCGCGATGTGCCGGAGGAGGTCGTGCGGGGGCTGTGGCGCGATTGGGCCCGACTTCTGCCGATCGGCGTCGAGACCGGTCAGATGATGACGATGGACGACCTCGACCCCGAGGCCTACCGTCGCGCGATGGCCCACCGCGACGACCGGCACTGGGTGTACCACCGGGCGGGGCTGCCCTGCCGGGTGTGCGGGACGACGGTGCTGATGGAGGAGGCCGCGGGGCGCAAGCTCTACTGGTGCCCGAACTGCCAGGCATAG
- a CDS encoding tyrosine-type recombinase/integrase, which translates to MAPAARGRPPGTPPRLRSHSCVPGERGAHMPRRSLQDTWNNAVIAAGLENFHAHDIRHIGLSLVAEDGASERVVQERAGHASATSTRRYLHSNERMHVDAVEKVDALVSKLQQGKKRKKA; encoded by the coding sequence ATTGCTCCAGCGGCGCGCGGACGCCCTCCAGGCACTCCCCCGCGGCTTCGGAGCCACTCCTGTGTTCCCGGCGAGCGTGGGGCACACATGCCACGCAGGTCACTGCAAGACACCTGGAACAATGCCGTCATCGCTGCCGGGCTGGAGAACTTCCACGCGCACGACATCCGGCATATCGGTCTCAGCCTCGTGGCCGAGGATGGCGCCTCAGAGCGAGTTGTTCAGGAGCGCGCCGGACATGCCTCGGCTACGAGTACCAGGCGCTACCTCCACTCCAACGAGCGCATGCACGTCGACGCCGTGGAGAAGGTGGACGCTCTGGTGTCCAAACTTCAGCAAGGCAAGAAGCGGAAGAAGGCGTGA
- a CDS encoding gamma carbonic anhydrase family protein has translation MPIAPDAAVLALPDAAPSLHDTAFVASGARIIGAVTLQEGASVWYNAVVRGDSASITVGPRSNLQDNVSVHVDRGRPVTIGADVSVGHNAVVHGCTIGDGSLIGMGSVVLSGAEIGPGCLVAGGAVVLEGAVIPAGSLVAGVPGKVRRALTDEERDGILRNAQTYLAHTARHASATPTPDADTPAISAG, from the coding sequence ATGCCGATCGCCCCCGATGCCGCTGTCCTGGCCCTTCCCGACGCTGCTCCGAGCCTTCACGACACGGCTTTCGTGGCATCCGGTGCGCGCATCATCGGGGCCGTGACTCTGCAGGAGGGGGCAAGCGTCTGGTACAACGCCGTCGTGCGCGGCGATAGCGCGTCGATCACGGTCGGGCCCCGCAGCAACCTGCAGGACAACGTGTCTGTTCATGTCGACCGCGGACGGCCGGTCACCATCGGGGCCGATGTCTCGGTGGGGCACAACGCCGTCGTGCACGGCTGCACCATCGGCGACGGCTCGCTGATCGGGATGGGCAGTGTCGTGCTGTCGGGGGCCGAGATCGGACCCGGATGCCTCGTCGCCGGGGGAGCGGTGGTGCTGGAGGGTGCCGTCATCCCCGCGGGCTCACTGGTCGCGGGCGTCCCCGGCAAGGTGCGTCGCGCCCTGACCGACGAGGAACGCGACGGCATCCTGCGCAACGCGCAGACCTACCTCGCCCACACCGCTCGCCACGCCTCGGCGACACCGACCCCGGATGCCGACACCCCGGCGATATCGGCCGGCTGA
- a CDS encoding FMN-binding negative transcriptional regulator, translated as MRQNPSFAMTDVGEIRRLIDLNPWVTLVSQAEEGLVASHYAVMLDEDRDDLTIVGHVGKPDDAILGLGARELLVVVQGPHGYITPRWYGEVAAVPTWNFVSAHLRGIPELLSPEENLRVLDRLVDRFEGHGDDARGLYTLPNDVTFVERLERGTVGFRLTPTHVTAKRKLSQNRTVEVVETIIDGLTAEGRHELADEMRRAADARVRP; from the coding sequence GTGCGTCAGAACCCGAGCTTCGCGATGACCGACGTCGGTGAGATCCGCCGTCTCATCGATCTCAACCCGTGGGTCACTCTCGTCAGCCAGGCCGAGGAGGGCCTCGTCGCCTCGCACTACGCCGTCATGCTCGACGAAGACCGCGACGACCTCACGATCGTGGGGCACGTCGGCAAGCCCGACGACGCGATCCTGGGTCTCGGCGCTCGTGAACTGCTCGTCGTGGTTCAGGGCCCGCACGGCTACATCACACCGCGCTGGTACGGCGAGGTGGCGGCCGTGCCCACGTGGAACTTCGTGTCGGCCCATCTCCGTGGCATCCCGGAACTTCTTTCTCCCGAAGAGAACCTGCGCGTCCTCGACAGACTGGTCGACCGATTCGAAGGTCACGGAGACGACGCCCGCGGCCTCTACACGCTGCCGAACGACGTCACGTTCGTCGAGCGCCTCGAGCGGGGCACGGTGGGGTTCCGCCTCACTCCGACGCATGTGACGGCCAAGCGCAAGCTCAGCCAGAACCGCACGGTCGAGGTCGTCGAGACGATCATCGACGGTCTGACCGCCGAGGGGCGCCACGAGCTCGCCGACGAGATGCGGCGCGCCGCCGACGCCCGGGTCCGTCCGTGA
- a CDS encoding amidohydrolase, with the protein MIGEEAGFVRAVRVAGPGREFLPTTEPVDIVVADGRIADIAPTGNLRPTGFVVDGEGGWLLPGLWDHHVHVLQWALAADRVALGEVANARDAAAIMALAPETDGRRIGTGFRDGLWPDSPSLDVLDAATGGVPTYLINADVHSVWMNTAAFRREGFELVASGVVVEEDAFEISRRLNAVAPEVADAAVERMAHAAAARGVVGLVDLDMTWNDEPWQRRSARGFDALRVSYGTYPQDLDRAIAEGLRTGEPVRGSTNGLVRVGPLKAITDGSLGTRTAACAHHYPGEVGNHGLLTVPPDELVEMMTRATAAGLECAIHAIGDLANAHALDAYARTGAVGTIEHAQLVAHADIPRFARLGVAASVQPEHALDDRDMTDAIWAEQSAQPYPLRALADSGANLRFGSDAPVAPLDPWAAMASAVFRTRDGRDAWQPHQRVDIDTAIAASTAGGSTDAAEISPGAVADVVIVGADPLTADERSLRSMPVRTTLLAGRVTHGV; encoded by the coding sequence GTGATCGGCGAGGAGGCGGGGTTCGTCCGTGCGGTGCGGGTGGCCGGCCCGGGGCGGGAGTTCCTCCCCACCACCGAACCGGTCGACATCGTCGTCGCCGATGGGCGTATCGCCGACATCGCCCCCACGGGAAACCTGCGTCCCACCGGCTTCGTCGTCGACGGCGAGGGCGGGTGGCTCCTCCCAGGGCTGTGGGACCACCACGTGCACGTGTTGCAATGGGCTCTCGCCGCCGACCGCGTCGCCCTCGGCGAGGTGGCGAACGCGCGCGACGCCGCCGCGATCATGGCCCTCGCCCCCGAGACCGACGGGCGCCGCATCGGCACGGGCTTCCGCGACGGCCTCTGGCCTGATTCGCCGAGCCTCGACGTGCTGGATGCCGCGACCGGCGGCGTCCCCACCTATCTGATCAACGCCGACGTGCACAGCGTGTGGATGAACACGGCGGCCTTCCGCCGCGAGGGCTTCGAGCTCGTGGCATCCGGGGTCGTCGTCGAAGAGGACGCGTTCGAGATCTCGCGGCGGCTCAACGCCGTCGCCCCCGAAGTGGCGGACGCGGCCGTCGAGCGAATGGCGCACGCGGCGGCGGCGCGGGGCGTCGTCGGCCTCGTCGACCTCGACATGACCTGGAACGACGAGCCGTGGCAGCGACGTTCCGCACGCGGGTTCGACGCGCTGAGGGTGTCGTACGGAACGTATCCGCAGGACCTCGACCGCGCCATCGCCGAAGGACTGCGCACCGGCGAACCCGTCCGCGGGTCGACGAACGGCCTCGTTCGCGTCGGACCGCTCAAGGCCATCACCGACGGCTCGCTGGGGACCCGAACCGCCGCTTGCGCTCACCACTATCCGGGCGAGGTCGGCAATCACGGCCTGCTCACGGTTCCGCCGGACGAGCTCGTCGAGATGATGACGCGCGCGACGGCCGCGGGGCTGGAGTGCGCGATCCACGCGATCGGTGATCTCGCCAACGCCCACGCCCTCGACGCCTACGCCCGCACCGGCGCGGTCGGCACGATCGAGCACGCCCAGCTCGTCGCGCACGCCGACATTCCGCGCTTCGCCCGTCTGGGAGTCGCCGCGAGCGTGCAGCCCGAACACGCGCTGGATGATCGGGACATGACGGATGCCATCTGGGCCGAGCAATCCGCCCAGCCCTACCCGCTCCGCGCCCTCGCCGACAGCGGCGCCAACCTGCGCTTCGGCTCCGACGCGCCGGTCGCGCCCCTCGATCCCTGGGCAGCCATGGCATCGGCGGTCTTCCGCACGCGCGATGGTCGGGACGCGTGGCAGCCTCACCAGCGAGTCGACATCGACACCGCCATCGCGGCATCCACCGCCGGGGGTTCGACGGACGCGGCGGAGATTTCACCCGGCGCGGTCGCCGACGTGGTCATCGTCGGCGCGGATCCGCTCACGGCCGACGAGCGGAGCCTTCGGTCGATGCCGGTGCGCACGACGCTCCTGGCCGGACGCGTGACGCACGGCGTCTGA